From Streptomyces sp. Edi4, one genomic window encodes:
- a CDS encoding dihydrolipoamide acetyltransferase family protein: protein MTTMTQNAARYREFKMPDVGEGLTEAEILKWYVQPGDTVTDGQVVCEVETAKAAVELPIPYDGVVRSLHFEEGVTVDVGTSIITVDVAPGTEEPPAPAPAAEPAPVAEEEAPKGRQPVLVGYGVSEASTKRRPRKGTPVPEQAPAEALRAVQTELNGQVPAPARPLAKPPVRKLAKDLGIDLATVVPTGPDGIVTREDVHAAATPEPAEAAPVSRETTPAPAQVVQTDARETRIPVKGVRKATAQAMVDSAFTAPHVTEFVTVDVTRTMKLVEELKADKDMAGLRVNPLLLIAKALLVAIKRNPDVNASWDEGNQEIVLKHYVNLGIAAATPRGLIVPNIKDAHTKTLPQLAESLGELVSTAREGKTSPAAMSGGTVTITNVGVFGVDTGTPILNPGEAAILAVGAIKLQPWVHKGKVKPRQVTTLALSFDHRLVDGELGSKVLADVAAVLERPKRLITWA from the coding sequence GTGACGACAATGACGCAGAACGCAGCCCGCTACCGCGAGTTCAAGATGCCGGACGTCGGCGAAGGACTCACCGAGGCGGAAATCCTCAAGTGGTACGTGCAGCCCGGTGACACCGTCACCGACGGCCAGGTGGTGTGCGAGGTCGAGACCGCGAAGGCGGCCGTCGAACTGCCCATCCCCTACGACGGTGTGGTGCGCTCGCTGCACTTCGAGGAGGGCGTGACGGTGGACGTGGGCACGTCCATCATCACCGTGGACGTGGCCCCCGGCACCGAAGAGCCCCCGGCGCCCGCCCCGGCCGCCGAGCCCGCCCCGGTGGCCGAGGAGGAGGCGCCCAAGGGCCGCCAGCCCGTCCTCGTCGGCTATGGGGTCTCCGAGGCCTCCACCAAGCGCCGCCCGCGCAAGGGGACCCCCGTCCCCGAGCAGGCCCCGGCCGAGGCGCTGCGCGCCGTGCAGACCGAGCTGAACGGCCAGGTGCCCGCGCCCGCCCGTCCGCTCGCCAAGCCCCCGGTGCGCAAGCTCGCCAAGGACCTCGGCATCGACCTCGCCACCGTGGTGCCCACCGGCCCCGACGGCATCGTGACCCGCGAGGACGTGCACGCGGCGGCGACGCCGGAGCCGGCCGAGGCCGCCCCGGTTTCACGTGAAACAACTCCCGCTCCGGCGCAGGTTGTTCAGACCGACGCCCGCGAGACGCGCATCCCCGTCAAGGGCGTACGCAAGGCGACGGCGCAGGCCATGGTCGACTCGGCGTTCACGGCGCCCCACGTCACGGAGTTCGTGACGGTCGACGTGACGCGGACGATGAAGCTGGTCGAGGAGCTGAAGGCCGACAAGGACATGGCGGGCCTGCGGGTCAACCCGCTGCTCCTGATCGCCAAGGCGCTCCTGGTGGCGATCAAGCGCAACCCGGACGTCAACGCCTCGTGGGACGAGGGCAACCAGGAGATCGTGCTCAAGCACTATGTGAACCTGGGTATCGCCGCGGCCACCCCGCGCGGTCTCATCGTCCCGAACATCAAGGACGCCCACACCAAGACCCTGCCGCAACTGGCCGAGTCGCTGGGCGAGTTGGTGTCGACAGCGCGCGAGGGCAAGACCTCGCCGGCGGCGATGTCGGGCGGCACGGTGACCATCACCAACGTCGGCGTGTTCGGCGTGGACACCGGGACCCCGATCCTCAACCCGGGTGAGGCCGCGATCCTCGCGGTCGGCGCGATCAAGCTCCAGCCGTGGGTGCACAAGGGCAAGGTCAAGCCGCGCCAGGTCACCACGCTCGCGCTCTCCTTCGACCACCGCCTGGTCGACGGCGAGCTCGGCTCGAAGGTGCTCGCCGATGTGGCGGCGGTCCTCGAGCGGCCCAAGCGACTCATCACCTGGGCCTGA
- a CDS encoding GntR family transcriptional regulator, with the protein MPAAPAPAAKRPAAADRVYFHVKQAVLDRRYEGGTLLTEGELAEAVGVSRTPVREALLKLEVEGLIKLYPKKGALVLAVSAQETADVVETRLLVEEFAVRRAVPAPGRLLARLQELLAEQKAQAAAGDLAALAVSDRCFHAEIVRNAGNEILARLYDQMRDRQLRMGVAVMHAQPDRVAKNIAEHEEMLAAIRDGDGERAAHCVRQHLSWVKVLVRGDDR; encoded by the coding sequence ATGCCTGCTGCCCCCGCCCCCGCCGCCAAGCGGCCCGCCGCTGCCGACCGTGTCTACTTCCACGTCAAGCAGGCGGTGCTCGACCGCCGCTACGAGGGCGGCACGCTGCTCACCGAGGGCGAGCTGGCCGAGGCCGTCGGGGTCTCGCGCACGCCGGTGCGCGAGGCGCTGCTCAAGCTTGAGGTGGAAGGGCTGATCAAGCTCTATCCGAAGAAGGGCGCCCTCGTGCTCGCCGTCTCCGCGCAGGAGACCGCCGACGTGGTCGAAACCCGCCTGCTCGTCGAGGAGTTCGCGGTACGCAGGGCCGTGCCGGCGCCCGGCAGGCTGCTCGCCCGGCTCCAGGAACTGCTCGCCGAGCAGAAGGCGCAGGCCGCCGCCGGGGACCTCGCGGCCCTCGCGGTCTCCGACCGGTGCTTCCACGCCGAGATCGTGCGCAACGCGGGCAACGAGATCCTGGCCCGTCTCTACGACCAGATGCGCGACCGTCAGCTGCGCATGGGCGTCGCCGTCATGCACGCCCAGCCCGACCGCGTGGCCAAGAACATCGCCGAGCACGAGGAGATGCTGGCCGCGATCAGGGACGGCGACGGCGAGCGCGCCGCGCACTGTGTGCGCCAGCACCTGAGCTGGGTCAAGGTCCTGGTCAGGGGGGACGACCGATGA
- a CDS encoding LURP-one-related family protein: MKYLVRDKIFAIGDDYWIETEDGRQAFLADGKALRLRDTLELKDPAGRVLITLREKMFSLRDAMTVQRDDQTLATVRRKRLSLLRNHYRVSLVEGTELDVSGRILDREFTVEYEGELLAHVSRKWFRLHETYAVNVIREDADAALLIAVVICVIRMDEKERED; the protein is encoded by the coding sequence ATGAAATACCTCGTGCGGGACAAGATCTTCGCCATCGGCGACGACTACTGGATCGAGACCGAGGACGGGCGCCAGGCGTTCCTCGCCGACGGCAAGGCGCTGCGGCTGCGCGACACCCTGGAGCTGAAGGACCCGGCGGGGCGGGTGCTGATCACGCTGCGGGAGAAGATGTTCAGCCTGCGGGACGCGATGACCGTCCAGCGGGACGACCAGACGCTGGCGACGGTGCGGCGCAAACGGCTCTCGCTGCTGCGCAACCACTACCGCGTCAGCCTGGTCGAGGGCACCGAGCTCGACGTCAGCGGCCGCATCCTGGACCGCGAGTTCACGGTCGAGTACGAGGGCGAACTGCTTGCGCACGTCTCCCGCAAGTGGTTCCGCCTCCACGAGACGTACGCGGTCAACGTGATCCGCGAGGACGCGGACGCGGCGCTGCTGATCGCGGTGGTGATCTGCGTAATCCGCATGGACGAAAAGGAACGCGAGGACTGA
- a CDS encoding maleylpyruvate isomerase family mycothiol-dependent enzyme, with protein sequence MTVHPSLQTYADAWTHSIEAISELVQPLVEGEWNRATPCPNWSVRDIVSHIIGMECEQLGDPRPIHSLPRDLFHVQTDFARYMEMQVDVRRHHTAPEMTSELEYTIIRRQRQLRNENRDPDTKVRAPLGAEQTLELALRMRAFDVWVHEQDLRWALNKPGNLDSPGAYVARDILLHTLPKVVAKNAGAPPNSAVVFDIHGPLEFLRTVRVDAEGRGTIDGTPSLGPLVTLAMDWETFLRLACGRVRPHAVVDRVKTEGDQELADAILREFAVTP encoded by the coding sequence GTGACCGTCCATCCCAGCCTTCAGACCTACGCCGATGCCTGGACCCACTCCATCGAGGCGATATCGGAGCTGGTGCAGCCGCTCGTCGAGGGCGAGTGGAACCGTGCGACACCGTGCCCCAACTGGTCGGTGCGCGACATCGTGTCGCACATCATCGGCATGGAGTGCGAGCAGCTGGGTGATCCGAGGCCGATCCACAGCCTGCCGCGCGACCTCTTCCACGTACAGACCGATTTCGCGCGGTACATGGAGATGCAGGTCGACGTGCGCCGCCACCACACGGCGCCGGAGATGACCTCCGAGCTGGAGTACACGATCATCCGCCGGCAGCGTCAGCTGCGCAACGAGAACCGGGACCCGGACACCAAGGTGCGCGCGCCGCTCGGCGCCGAGCAGACCTTGGAACTCGCGCTGCGGATGCGGGCTTTCGACGTGTGGGTGCACGAGCAGGATCTGCGCTGGGCGCTCAACAAGCCGGGAAACCTCGACTCGCCGGGCGCGTACGTGGCCCGCGACATCCTGCTGCACACGCTGCCGAAGGTCGTCGCGAAGAACGCGGGCGCCCCGCCGAACTCGGCGGTCGTCTTCGACATCCACGGCCCGCTCGAATTCCTGCGTACGGTACGGGTCGACGCGGAGGGCCGGGGCACCATCGACGGCACGCCCTCGCTCGGCCCGCTCGTCACCCTCGCCATGGACTGGGAGACGTTCCTGCGCCTGGCGTGCGGCCGGGTCCGTCCGCACGCGGTGGTGGACCGGGTCAAGACGGAGGGCGACCAGGAGCTGGCCGACGCCATCCTGCGGGAGTTCGCGGTCACGCCGTAG
- a CDS encoding response regulator transcription factor yields MLETGKISVFLLDDHEVVRRGVHEMLSVEDDIEVVGEAGTAAEAVSRILATRPDVAVLDVRLPDGSGVEVCREIRSRDEDIKCLMLTSFADDEALFDAIMAGASGYVLKAIRGSELLSAVRDVAAGKSLLDPVATARVLERLRDGGRSKGDDRLANLTDQERKILDLIGEGLTNRVIGERLHLAEKTIKNYVSSLLAKLGMERRSQAAAYVARIQAEKQH; encoded by the coding sequence GTGCTCGAAACAGGCAAAATCAGCGTATTCCTGCTCGACGACCACGAGGTGGTCCGTCGCGGCGTCCACGAAATGCTGTCCGTCGAGGACGACATCGAAGTGGTCGGCGAGGCCGGCACCGCGGCCGAGGCCGTGAGCCGGATCCTGGCCACCCGCCCCGACGTCGCCGTGCTCGACGTGCGCCTGCCGGACGGCAGCGGCGTGGAGGTCTGCCGCGAGATCCGTTCCCGGGACGAGGACATCAAATGCCTGATGCTCACCTCGTTCGCCGACGACGAGGCCCTTTTCGACGCGATCATGGCCGGCGCCTCGGGTTACGTCCTCAAGGCGATCCGCGGCAGCGAGCTCCTGTCCGCCGTGCGCGACGTCGCGGCCGGGAAATCGCTGCTCGACCCGGTGGCCACCGCCCGCGTCCTGGAGCGGCTGCGCGACGGGGGCCGCAGCAAGGGGGACGATCGCCTGGCCAACCTCACCGACCAGGAGCGCAAGATCCTCGACCTGATCGGCGAGGGCCTGACCAACCGCGTGATCGGCGAGCGCCTGCACCTCGCCGAGAAGACGATCAAGAATTACGTCTCGTCGCTGCTCGCCAAACTGGGCATGGAGCGCCGCTCCCAGGCCGCCGCCTACGTGGCCCGGATCCAGGCGGAGAAGCAGCACTGA
- a CDS encoding MFS transporter produces MSSAALPAPQPLGGRRAAFVWGIGVGVYFVAVIFRTSLGVAGLDAADRFHVNASALSTFSILQLLVYAGMQIPVGLMVDRLGTKKVLVLGTVLFTVGQLGFALSPSYATALASRALLGCGDAMTFISVLRLGSRWFPAKHGPMIGQVAALFGMAGNLVSTLVIARALHGVGWTQTFAASSLAGVAVLVLLLLFLRDHPEGHEPPPAHHAGAAFVRRQIAESWREPGTRLGMWVHFTTQFPAMVFLLLWGMPFLVEAQGLDRGTAGGLLTLVVLSNMVIGLVYGQLIARHHAARLPLALATVGATALLWAATIAYPGTHAPMWLLVTLCLVLGACGPASMIGFDFSRPANPPERQGTASGITNMGGFVASMTTLLAVGVLLDATGNNYRIAFSSVFFLEALGLTQILRLRARAQRRERDRHVASRVEAVHVPV; encoded by the coding sequence ATGAGTTCCGCCGCACTGCCGGCGCCGCAGCCGCTCGGCGGGCGCAGGGCCGCCTTCGTGTGGGGCATAGGCGTCGGCGTCTACTTCGTCGCCGTCATCTTCCGCACCTCGCTCGGCGTCGCGGGCCTGGACGCCGCCGACCGCTTCCACGTCAACGCCTCGGCGCTGTCCACCTTCTCCATACTCCAGCTCCTGGTGTACGCGGGGATGCAGATACCCGTCGGCCTCATGGTCGACCGGCTCGGCACCAAGAAGGTCCTGGTGCTCGGGACCGTCCTGTTCACCGTCGGACAGCTCGGCTTCGCCCTGTCCCCCTCGTACGCCACCGCGCTCGCCTCCCGGGCGCTGCTCGGCTGCGGCGACGCGATGACGTTCATCAGCGTCCTGCGGCTCGGCTCGCGCTGGTTCCCCGCCAAGCACGGCCCGATGATCGGGCAGGTCGCCGCGCTGTTCGGGATGGCGGGCAACCTGGTGTCCACGCTGGTCATCGCCCGCGCCCTGCACGGCGTCGGCTGGACCCAGACCTTCGCGGCCAGCTCGCTCGCCGGGGTCGCCGTCCTGGTCCTGCTGCTGCTCTTCCTGCGCGACCACCCCGAGGGCCACGAACCGCCGCCCGCCCACCACGCCGGAGCGGCCTTCGTACGCCGTCAGATCGCCGAGTCGTGGCGCGAGCCCGGCACCCGGCTCGGGATGTGGGTGCACTTCACCACGCAGTTCCCCGCGATGGTGTTCCTGCTCCTGTGGGGCATGCCCTTCCTCGTGGAGGCGCAGGGCCTGGACCGGGGGACGGCCGGTGGGCTGCTGACCCTGGTGGTGCTCTCCAACATGGTGATCGGCCTCGTGTACGGGCAGCTCATAGCCCGCCACCACGCGGCCCGGCTGCCGCTCGCGCTGGCCACCGTGGGGGCGACCGCGCTCCTGTGGGCCGCCACCATCGCGTATCCGGGTACGCACGCGCCGATGTGGCTGCTCGTCACCCTGTGCCTGGTGCTCGGTGCCTGCGGGCCCGCCTCGATGATCGGCTTCGACTTCTCGCGGCCCGCCAACCCGCCCGAACGTCAGGGCACCGCGTCCGGCATCACCAACATGGGCGGTTTCGTCGCCTCCATGACGACGCTGCTCGCGGTGGGCGTCCTGCTGGACGCGACCGGGAACAACTATCGGATCGCGTTCTCCTCGGTGTTCTTCCTGGAAGCCCTGGGACTCACCCAGATCCTGCGCCTGCGCGCGCGGGCCCAGCGCCGCGAGCGGGACCGGCACGTGGCGAGCCGGGTCGAAGCGGTGCACGTGCCGGTGTAG
- a CDS encoding pyridoxamine 5'-phosphate oxidase family protein, protein MSSEEAARAIDLLGRVRYGRVATSLHALPFVAPARHVVTGGRVLLRLHAGFGYHQACLGSVVAYGADNLNSGAEHLWSVQFTGTAEPCEPTAGELALFGPPPRAADGEPFEPMYMRIAPQFVTVHSLDYSTERPPRHAA, encoded by the coding sequence ATGTCCTCCGAGGAAGCAGCCCGCGCCATCGACCTGCTCGGCCGCGTCCGCTACGGCCGGGTGGCCACGAGCCTGCACGCCCTGCCGTTCGTCGCCCCGGCCCGCCATGTCGTCACCGGCGGCCGGGTCCTGCTGCGGCTGCACGCGGGCTTCGGCTACCACCAGGCCTGCCTCGGCAGCGTGGTCGCCTACGGCGCGGACAACCTCAACTCCGGCGCCGAGCACCTGTGGTCGGTGCAGTTCACCGGCACCGCGGAGCCCTGCGAGCCGACCGCCGGCGAACTGGCGCTGTTCGGCCCACCGCCCCGCGCGGCGGACGGCGAGCCCTTCGAGCCGATGTACATGCGTATCGCACCCCAGTTCGTCACCGTCCATTCGCTGGACTACTCCACAGAGCGTCCGCCCCGACACGCTGCGTGA
- the pdhA gene encoding pyruvate dehydrogenase (acetyl-transferring) E1 component subunit alpha, whose product MTVESTAARKPRRSSKRTAGAGAKKTAAEPELVQLLTPEGERVEHPDYDVDLSAEELRGLYRDMVLTRRFDAEATSLQRQGELGLWASLLGQEAAQIGSGRALRDDDYVFPTYREHGVAWCRGVDPTNLLGMFRGVNHGGWDPNSNNFHLYTIVIGSQTLHATGYAMGVAKDGADSAVVAYFGDGASSQGDVAEAFTFSAVYNAPVVFFCQNNQWAISEPTEKQMRVPLYQRAQGFGFPGVRVDGNDVLACLAVTKAALERARRGEGPTLVEAFTYRMGAHTTSDDPTKYRADEEREAWEAKDPILRLRAYLENAGHADAAFFEGLETESETLGKRVREAVRAMPDPEPMAIFENIYADGHALVDEERAQFAAYQASFSDGEGN is encoded by the coding sequence GTGACCGTGGAGAGCACTGCCGCGCGCAAACCGCGACGCAGCAGCAAGCGCACCGCCGGCGCCGGCGCGAAGAAGACGGCCGCCGAGCCCGAGCTCGTACAGCTGCTGACGCCCGAGGGCGAGCGCGTCGAGCACCCTGATTACGACGTCGACCTGAGCGCCGAGGAACTGCGCGGCCTCTACCGCGACATGGTGCTGACCCGCCGCTTCGACGCCGAGGCCACGTCGTTGCAGCGCCAGGGCGAGCTGGGCCTGTGGGCCTCGCTGCTGGGCCAGGAGGCCGCGCAGATCGGCTCCGGGCGTGCGCTGCGGGACGACGACTACGTCTTCCCGACCTACCGCGAGCACGGTGTCGCCTGGTGCCGCGGCGTCGACCCGACGAATCTGCTCGGAATGTTCCGCGGCGTCAACCACGGCGGCTGGGACCCGAACTCCAACAATTTCCATCTGTACACGATCGTGATCGGCTCGCAGACGCTGCACGCGACCGGGTACGCGATGGGTGTCGCCAAGGACGGCGCGGACAGCGCGGTGGTCGCCTACTTCGGCGACGGCGCGTCCAGCCAGGGCGACGTCGCGGAGGCCTTCACCTTCTCCGCCGTCTACAACGCCCCCGTCGTGTTCTTCTGCCAGAACAACCAGTGGGCGATCTCCGAGCCCACCGAGAAGCAGATGCGCGTCCCGCTCTACCAGCGCGCCCAGGGCTTCGGCTTCCCCGGCGTGCGGGTCGACGGCAACGACGTGCTGGCCTGCCTCGCCGTGACCAAGGCCGCCCTTGAGCGCGCCCGGCGCGGTGAAGGACCCACCCTGGTCGAGGCGTTCACCTACCGGATGGGCGCGCACACCACCTCCGACGACCCGACGAAGTACCGGGCCGACGAGGAGCGCGAGGCCTGGGAGGCCAAGGACCCGATCCTGCGCCTGCGCGCCTACCTGGAGAACGCGGGCCACGCGGACGCCGCGTTCTTCGAGGGGCTGGAGACCGAGTCGGAAACGCTCGGCAAGCGGGTGCGTGAGGCGGTGCGCGCCATGCCGGACCCCGAGCCGATGGCGATCTTCGAGAACATCTACGCCGACGGCCACGCGCTGGTCGACGAGGAGCGCGCCCAGTTCGCCGCCTACCAGGCGTCGTTCTCGGACGGGGAGGGCAACTAG
- a CDS encoding alpha-ketoacid dehydrogenase subunit beta encodes MAVQKLPIAKAINESLRKAMEDDPKVLIMGEDVGKLGGVFRVTDGLFKDFGEDRVIDTPLAESGIVGTAIGLALRGYRPVVEIQFDGFVFPAYDQIVTQLAKMHARALGKIKMPVVVRIPYGGGIGAVEHHSESPETLFAHVAGLKVVSPSNASDAYWMMQQAIRSDDPVIFFEPKRRYWDKGELDTEATPGPLHGARTVRDGSDLTLVAYGPMVKVCLEAAAAAQEEGKSIEVVDLRSMSPIDFDAVQASVERTRRLVVVHEAPVFYGAGAEIAARITERCFYHLEAPVLRVGGYHAPYPPARLEEEYLPGLDRVLDAVDRSLAY; translated from the coding sequence ATGGCCGTACAGAAGTTGCCGATCGCCAAGGCGATCAACGAATCGCTGCGCAAGGCGATGGAGGACGACCCCAAGGTCCTCATCATGGGCGAGGACGTCGGCAAGCTCGGCGGTGTCTTCCGGGTCACCGACGGCCTGTTCAAGGACTTCGGCGAGGACCGGGTCATCGACACCCCGCTCGCGGAGTCCGGCATCGTCGGCACCGCGATCGGTCTGGCCCTGCGCGGCTACCGGCCCGTCGTGGAGATCCAGTTCGACGGGTTCGTCTTCCCCGCGTACGACCAGATCGTGACCCAGCTCGCCAAGATGCACGCCCGCGCGCTCGGCAAGATCAAGATGCCGGTCGTCGTGCGCATCCCCTACGGCGGCGGCATCGGCGCGGTCGAGCACCACAGCGAGTCCCCCGAGACGCTGTTCGCGCACGTCGCGGGTTTGAAGGTGGTCAGCCCCTCCAACGCGTCCGACGCGTACTGGATGATGCAGCAGGCCATCCGGAGCGACGACCCGGTGATCTTCTTCGAGCCGAAGCGGCGCTACTGGGACAAGGGTGAACTCGACACGGAGGCAACCCCCGGCCCGCTGCACGGGGCCCGCACCGTACGCGACGGTTCGGACCTCACGCTGGTGGCGTACGGCCCCATGGTGAAGGTCTGTCTCGAGGCGGCGGCCGCCGCGCAGGAAGAGGGCAAGTCGATCGAGGTCGTGGACCTGCGCTCGATGTCGCCCATCGACTTCGACGCCGTCCAGGCGTCCGTCGAGCGGACGCGGCGCCTGGTCGTGGTCCACGAGGCGCCGGTCTTCTACGGCGCCGGGGCGGAGATCGCCGCCCGGATCACCGAACGGTGCTTCTACCACCTGGAGGCCCCGGTGCTCCGGGTCGGCGGCTACCACGCCCCGTACCCGCCGGCGCGGCTGGAGGAGGAGTACCTGCCGGGCCTCGACCGGGTGCTCGACGCCGTCGACCGCTCGCTGGCGTACTGA
- a CDS encoding NHL domain-containing thioredoxin family protein: MNDAAPAPTPAPAPRKRARVRAPELVGRGGWLNTGGNELTLADLRGKCVVLDFWTFCCINCLHVLDELRELEEKHRDTVVVVGVHSPKFVHEAEHQAVVDAVERYGVEHPVLDDPDLVTWKQYAVRAWPTLVVIDPEGYVVAQHAGEGHAHALERLVQELEAEHEAKGTLRRGDGPYVPPEPVATDLRFPGKAIALPGGNLLVSDTTRHQLVELGPDGESVVRRIGGEGQFKEPQGLALLPDGRVVVADTVHHALRAFDPVSGEIELIAGTGRQWWQGQPTSGPALEVDLSSPWDVAWWRGKVWIAMAGVHQLWTYDPATGTVEVAAGTTNEGLVDGPGAEAWFAQPSGLAATEDRLWVADSETSALRYVDAEGAVHTAVGTGLFDFGHRDGDAAQALLQHPLGVTALPDGSVAVSDTYNHALRRYDPASGEVSTLATDLREPSDAVLVGDDIVVVESARHRLTRLRLPDEAVRVEAVAHRTRRAATEVAPGRLQLDVVFQAPDGQKLDTRYGPSTRLLVSSTPPELLLTGEGTGTDLARELRLNPEIAEGVLHVSAMAASCDDDPANEYPACHMHQQDWGVPVRIVEGGAARLPLVLAGMDREES, encoded by the coding sequence ATGAACGATGCTGCCCCGGCGCCCACCCCCGCGCCCGCCCCCCGCAAGCGTGCCCGCGTCCGCGCCCCCGAGCTGGTCGGCAGGGGCGGCTGGCTCAACACCGGAGGCAACGAGCTCACCCTCGCCGACCTGCGGGGCAAGTGCGTTGTCCTGGACTTCTGGACCTTCTGCTGCATCAACTGCCTCCACGTCCTGGACGAGCTGCGCGAGCTGGAGGAGAAGCACCGCGACACCGTGGTCGTCGTCGGCGTGCACTCGCCGAAGTTCGTGCACGAGGCCGAGCACCAGGCCGTGGTGGACGCCGTCGAGCGGTACGGCGTGGAGCACCCCGTGCTCGACGATCCCGATCTGGTTACCTGGAAGCAGTACGCCGTGCGGGCCTGGCCCACGCTCGTGGTGATCGACCCCGAGGGTTACGTCGTCGCCCAGCACGCCGGTGAGGGCCACGCCCACGCCCTGGAGCGGCTTGTCCAGGAGCTGGAGGCCGAGCACGAGGCGAAGGGCACGCTGCGGCGCGGGGACGGCCCGTACGTGCCGCCGGAGCCCGTCGCCACCGACCTGCGCTTCCCGGGCAAGGCGATCGCGCTGCCCGGCGGGAACCTCCTGGTCTCCGACACCACCCGCCACCAGCTGGTCGAGCTCGGCCCCGACGGCGAGAGCGTGGTGCGGCGGATCGGCGGCGAGGGGCAGTTCAAGGAGCCGCAGGGGCTCGCGCTGCTGCCGGACGGCAGGGTCGTGGTCGCCGACACCGTGCACCACGCGCTGCGCGCCTTCGACCCGGTGAGCGGGGAGATCGAGCTGATCGCAGGCACCGGCAGGCAGTGGTGGCAGGGGCAGCCCACCTCGGGCCCGGCCCTGGAGGTGGACCTGTCCTCGCCGTGGGACGTGGCCTGGTGGCGGGGCAAGGTGTGGATCGCCATGGCCGGGGTGCACCAGCTGTGGACGTACGACCCGGCGACGGGGACCGTCGAGGTCGCGGCCGGCACCACCAACGAGGGCCTGGTGGACGGGCCGGGCGCCGAGGCCTGGTTCGCGCAGCCGTCCGGGCTCGCGGCCACCGAGGACCGGCTGTGGGTCGCCGACTCCGAGACGTCGGCGCTGCGCTATGTCGACGCCGAGGGCGCGGTGCACACCGCCGTCGGCACGGGCCTCTTCGACTTCGGGCACCGCGACGGCGACGCGGCGCAGGCCCTGCTCCAGCACCCGCTCGGCGTCACCGCGCTGCCGGACGGATCGGTCGCGGTGTCGGACACGTACAACCACGCGCTGCGCCGCTACGACCCGGCGAGCGGTGAAGTGTCCACCCTGGCAACGGACTTGAGGGAGCCGAGCGACGCGGTCCTGGTGGGGGACGACATCGTCGTCGTCGAGTCCGCGCGCCACCGCCTGACGCGGCTGCGGCTGCCCGATGAGGCCGTACGCGTCGAGGCGGTGGCGCACCGCACACGGCGCGCGGCGACCGAAGTCGCCCCGGGCAGGCTCCAGTTGGACGTGGTGTTCCAGGCGCCCGACGGCCAGAAGCTGGACACCCGCTACGGCCCCTCCACCCGGCTCCTGGTGTCCTCGACGCCGCCCGAACTGCTGCTCACGGGCGAGGGCACCGGCACCGATCTCGCCCGCGAGCTGCGCCTGAACCCGGAGATCGCCGAGGGCGTCCTGCACGTGTCGGCGATGGCGGCGTCCTGCGACGACGACCCGGCGAACGAGTACCCGGCCTGCCACATGCACCAGCAGGACTGGGGGGTGCCGGTGCGGATCGTCGAGGGCGGCGCGGCGCGGCTCCCGCTGGTGCTCGCGGGGATGGACCGGGAGGAGAGCTAG
- a CDS encoding carbon-nitrogen family hydrolase — MRASLIQIDVNPDESINSRRRRVGSLVREQRGADLVVLPELWTVGAFAYDLFAAEAETPRGTTAQAMSEAARDAGVWLHAGSIPERDEDGTLYNTSLVFSPDGALAESYRKIHRFGFDQGEAVLMGAGDRLATVALPQLTLGLSTCYDLRFPELFRGLVDAGAQALVVSAGWPERRRSHWTLLARARAVENQAYVLACGTAGTHGGVAQAGHSLVVDPWGEVLAEAGSGEEILTVDLDPARVSETRESFPALKDRVLGR; from the coding sequence GTGCGCGCTTCGCTCATCCAGATCGATGTAAATCCCGACGAATCCATCAATTCCCGTCGTCGGCGCGTGGGTTCGCTGGTCCGGGAGCAACGGGGCGCCGATCTCGTCGTGCTTCCCGAGCTGTGGACGGTGGGCGCCTTCGCCTACGACCTCTTCGCCGCCGAGGCGGAGACGCCGCGCGGCACCACGGCGCAGGCGATGTCCGAGGCGGCCCGGGACGCCGGGGTCTGGCTGCACGCCGGGTCGATTCCCGAGCGGGACGAGGACGGCACGCTTTACAACACCTCGCTCGTCTTCTCGCCCGACGGCGCGCTCGCGGAGAGCTACCGCAAGATCCACCGGTTCGGTTTCGACCAGGGTGAGGCGGTGCTGATGGGCGCGGGTGACCGGCTGGCCACGGTGGCGCTTCCTCAGCTCACGCTGGGGCTCTCCACCTGCTACGACCTGCGGTTTCCCGAGCTGTTCCGGGGGCTGGTCGACGCGGGTGCCCAGGCCCTTGTCGTCTCGGCCGGGTGGCCCGAGCGCCGCCGCTCCCACTGGACGCTGCTTGCCCGGGCCCGTGCGGTCGAGAACCAGGCGTATGTGCTGGCCTGTGGCACGGCGGGGACGCATGGGGGGGTTGCCCAGGCCGGTCACAGTCTCGTGGTCGACCCCTGGGGCGAGGTGCTGGCCGAGGCGGGATCCGGTGAGGAGATCCTGACGGTCGACCTGGACCCGGCCAGGGTCAGTGAGACCCGGGAATCCTTCCCGGCCCTGAAGGACAGGGTGCTGGGGCGGTAG